The Halichondria panicea chromosome 14, odHalPani1.1, whole genome shotgun sequence genome contains a region encoding:
- the LOC135347372 gene encoding uncharacterized protein LOC135347372 isoform X1: protein MQSLKPRGPGECPPFEVICVWVAEAVMWVDNIWLALRHWSLHEPIFFTIALALPGLFLSLLGKYIPYTVMVLLVSPYVEHHCLRERTLTYLSKQYPWVLRKATSMWVFIKTISCPLPQASPHPVST, encoded by the exons ATGCAGAGCCTTAAACCAAGAGG ACCTGGAGAGTGTCCACCTTTTGAGGtgatatgtgtgtgggtggcggAGGCTGTTATGTGGGTGGACAACATCTGGCTAGCCCTACGTCACTGGAGTCTTCACGAGCCTATCTTT TTCACCATTGCCCTGGCCTTGCCTGGTCTGTTCCTGTCTCTGCTGGGCAAGTACATACCAT acacagtgatggtCCTGCTAGTGTCCCCGTACGTGGAGCACCACTGTCTACGAGAGAGAACCCTCACTTACCTCTCTAAACAGTACCCCTGGGTGCTCAGGAAGGCTACCTCAATGTGGGTCTTCATCAAGACTATCA GTTGCCCTCTCCCGCAAGCCTCCCCACATCCAGTCAGCACATAG
- the LOC135347372 gene encoding uncharacterized protein LOC135347372 isoform X2 gives MQSLKPRGPGECPPFEVICVWVAEAVMWVDNIWLALRHWSLHEPIFFTIALALPGLFLSLLGKYIPYTGDGPASVPVRGAPLSTRENPHLPL, from the exons ATGCAGAGCCTTAAACCAAGAGG ACCTGGAGAGTGTCCACCTTTTGAGGtgatatgtgtgtgggtggcggAGGCTGTTATGTGGGTGGACAACATCTGGCTAGCCCTACGTCACTGGAGTCTTCACGAGCCTATCTTT TTCACCATTGCCCTGGCCTTGCCTGGTCTGTTCCTGTCTCTGCTGGGCAAGTACATACCATACACAGG tgatggtCCTGCTAGTGTCCCCGTACGTGGAGCACCACTGTCTACGAGAGAGAACCCTCACTTACCTCTCTAA
- the LOC135347354 gene encoding uncharacterized protein LOC135347354 isoform X2: MDQHLSSSSFGIKNLRSNSLLHERWCCVLIKRIGPEPTTDRFMAIIGPNEQVTPGNALAVNSTRQFGALQSFGNTFLGRFEASFLPSPVLRSITIIDTPGISGEKQRLHRGYSYFLVFDTQEKPTNFQMRVQSNNRLMLPPTLSLCILLLIFRLLLQSGDIEANPGPTLASILTSNDLKSVYKNLIKAAGNWFDLGLDLGLGVDILSNIRDEHRDNQTCLREMLTARIKTGHLTYSEICRSLRESTVNRNDVAEAIEEACTDDDTSPGPSKRHKFPTTNPGPSKSGSGFAVGPDFPVAQVGIKSTSQGSNHGYNTLMECHIKVCKGLSSDSSNIAQSLHGKGLISAALMEEVRTLPGTKLEKGNRLYTAILECVKASRNKYSDFMSVLEKNKVLHSDLLITLRNRHFKICNESVKEKVENTNKVIKTVISIAKKLEMYTHSQELERISSALESDTVQIGFVGLTNAGKSTTANSFIGSPFFPPSFRRQTDSSIRIVHHPKLPNGELVGRQKYSDGLVRLASGVESVQSFIEKLNIDDCDKDIHYSELILYAPVAILSEIKQTFAPEILEMPGTSDTFTSQKTTAAAKTALKSLAAIILVVSADDVSKGAVTELVEGIKTLHPGLMEKQNRILVLINKYDLCYDGNKFSWTPEKLQMEMAEQIGISIEQTVCFSATFAQEAQKWLRDPSAVTKDMYGKKYYDLRLTPECDTVGSLEKYTKENVKKLAEVLEKFSGFQEVKTKLQWALCVNGSEILLESAVDDCRGEISKMEAAITQKKQELDIQGKEKSVEEQRAQVKTVSQFLQNTCEFKTSFPKMVAQSFAFKLNTITSKLVNDISTQAFFNSISLKKEHDNEQYVLQCVERTRQTMLKSAEDKVNNTCIVGIAEMKEILSIKFKSMLKGLQQDLVIHQLTDLLDFNGVDPNKLLDTLVFPSVKQPDFVKCTAISDEAIRPAIRPSTRKRQKHITASMEFRCLVFSSATIEYSKVVNYDEKVFEIDFESLNTSFKQLAEFCSKHVQTSLREILEDVTSKLSQALMCELQKLSKEPIQLKKNELEVTEEDLQNSKKEITKFKNAFQALMDADRKLRNSVSPAGKKRAHEEASSSIKKPAPKKPKPSKGRWRRR, from the exons ATGGATCAGCACTTATCAAGTAGTAGTTTTGGAATCAAGAACCTCCGCTCCAACTCACTGCTTCATGAACGTTGGTGCTGTGTTCTTATCAAAAG GATTGGACCTGAACCCACCACCGACCGCTTCATGGCCATCATTGGCCCTAATGAGCAAGTTACTCCTGGAAATGCTTTAGCTGTCAACTCAACACGACAGTTCGGTGCATTGCAGTCGTTTGGAAATACTTTCTTGGGCCGATTCGAGGCTTCGTTTTTGCCTAGTCCAGTCCTCAGGAGTATAACCATCATTGACACTCCGGGGATATCGGGAGAGAAGCAACGTTTACATCGTGGGTACTCTTACTTTCTAGTGTTTGATACTCAAGAAAAGCCAACCAATTTCCAAATGAGAGTTCAGAGCAATAATCGACTGATGTTGCCCCCCACTCTCAGTCTGTGTATACTGTTACTGATATTCCGCTTACTGTTACAGTCAGGAGATATTGAAGCAAACCCTGGACCAACGCTTG CCTCAATTCTGACTAGCAATGATTTGAAATCTGTTTACAAGAACTTGATAAAAGCCGCTGGAAACTGGTTCGACCTGGGACTTGATCTGGGATTAGGCGTTGACATCCTTAGTAATATCCGTGATGAACATCGAGACAATCAAACCTGTCTACGTGAAATGCTAACTGCTCGCATAAAAACTGGCCATCTCACTTATTCTGAAATATGTCGGAGTCTCAGAGAATCAACAGTTAATCGGAATGATGTCGCTGAGGCTATAGAGGAGGCATGTACAG ATGACGATACTTCACCTGGACCATCTAAGAGGCATAAATTTCCCACAACGAATCCTGGACCAAGCA AATCTGGATCAGGCTTTGCGGTGGGACCTGATTTTCCAGTTGCACAGGTTGGGATCAAGAGTACTAGCCAAG GTTCTAATCACGGTTATAACACTCTGATGGAATGTCACATCAAAGTGTGTAAAGGACTCTCCAGCGACTCATCGAACATTGCTCAATCTCTTCATGGCAAAGGGTTAATTTCTGCAGCACTTATGGAAGAAGTACGTACACTACCTGGCACGAAATTGGAAAAGGGAAACAGACTGTATACAGCTATACTAGAATGTGTCAAAGCCTCTAGAAATAAGTATTCTGATTTTATGTCTGTGCTAGAAAAAAACAAGGTCCTCCACAGTGATCTCTTAATAACTCTCCGGAATAGACACTTCAAAATTT GCAATGAGTCAGTAAAGGAGAAAGTCGAGAATACCAACAAAGTGATTAAAACGGTTATATCGATAGCCAAGAAGCTCGAAATGTACACTCATTCTCAAGAGCTCGAAAGAATATCTTCAGCGTTAGAATCTGACACAGTCCAAATAGGATTTGTTGGCTTAACTAATGCTGGCAAAAGCACAACTGCTAATTCCTTTATAGGCTCGCCTTTTTTTCCACCATCGTTTCGAAGGCAGACGGATAGCTCAATCCGAATTGTACACCATCCAAAACTTCCAAATGGAGAACTTGTTGGAAGACAAAAATATAGTGATGGCTTAGTTCGTCTTGCATCAGGCGTTGAATCTGTTCAATCATTTATTGAGAAACTGAATATCGATGATTGCGATAAGGACATTCACTACTCAGAACTCATTCTCTATGCACCTGTTGCTATTTTATCAGAGATTAAACAAACTTTTGCTCCTGAAATCCTTGAAATGCCTGGCACCAGTGATACATTTACAAGTCAGAAAACAACTGCTGCAGCAAAAACAGCTTTAAAAAGCCTAGCAGCCATCATACTTGTTGTCAGTGCCGATGATGTATCTAAGGGTGCAGTGACAGAGCTTGTTGAGGGTATAAAAACATTGCATCCTGGCCTGATGGAAAAACAAAACAGAATACTAGTGCTCATCAACAAATACGACCTGTGCTATGATGGGAATAAATTTTCCTGGACTCCTGAAAAACTTCAAATGGAAATGGCTGAGCAAATTGGAATATCAATAGAGCAAACGGTATGCTTTAGCGCTACATTTGCACAAGAAGCACAAAAATGGCTACGAGATCCTTCTGCTGTAACCAAAGACATGTATGGCAAAAAGTATTATGATTTACGATTAACACCCGAATGTGATACCGTTGGTTCTTTGGAAAAGTACACAAAAGAAAATGTAAAGAAACTAGCTGAGGTTCTTGAGAAATTTAGTGGATTCCAAGAAGTTAAAACAAAGCTTCAGTGGGCACTCTGTGTTAATGGTTCCGAAATTCTTTTGGAGAGTGCTGTGGACGATTGTCGTGGGGAAATTTCAAAGATGGAAGCAGCCATTACCCAGAAAAAACAAGAACTTGATATACAAGGAAAGGAGAAAAGTGTAGAGGAACAAAGAGCTCAGGTGAAAACAGTTAGTCAATTTTTACAAAACACTTGCGAGTTTAAAACTTCTTTCCCAAAAATGGTAGCTCAATCTTTTGCTTTTAAATTGAATACAATTACTTCAAAACTTGTGAATGATATCAGCACACAAGCTTTCTTCAATTCAATAAGTCTCAAAAAAGAGCATGATAATGAACAATATGTATTGCAGTGTGTAGAGCGTACTCGACAAACCATGCTTAAAAGCGCAGAAGACAAGGTCAACAACACTTGCATTGTTGGTATTGCAGAAATGAAAGAGATCTTATCCATAAAATTTAAATCGATGCTAAAAGGTCTCCAGCAAGATTTAGTCATACACCAGCTCACTGACCTCCTTGACTTTAATGGTGTGGATCCAAACAAACTACTAGACACCCTTGTATTTCCATCTGTCAAGCAACCAGACTTTGTGAAATGCACAGCTATCAGTGATGAAGCTATTCGACCTGCTATCAGACCTTCCACGAGGAAAAGGCAGAAACACATAACAGCGAGCATGGAATTCCGGTGTTTAGTCTTTTCTTCTGCGACAATCGAATATTCTAAGGTGGTTAATTACGACGAAAAGGTGTTTGAAATAGATTTTGAGAGCCTTAATACATCATTTAAACAGCTTGCTGAATTTTGTTCAAAGCATGTTCAGACTTCTCTACGGGAGATCTTGGAAGATGTAACTAGCAAGTTATCTCAAGCACTTATGTGTGAGCTACAGAAGCTATCAAAAGAGCCAATTCAATTGAAAAAGAACGAGCTAGAAGTAACAGAGGAAGATCTTCAAAATTCCAAGAAAGAAATTACGAAATTCAAGAATGCATTCCAAGCACTTATGGATGCTGATAGAAAACTTCGTAACTCAGTGTCTCCTGCCGGGAAAAAAAGGGCACATGAAGAGGCATCATCATCAATCAAGAAGCCtg CTCCCAAAAAACCAAAGCCATCCAAAGGACGCTGGCGCAGACGCTAA
- the LOC135347354 gene encoding uncharacterized protein LOC135347354 isoform X1 yields MDQHLSSSSFGIKNLRSNSLLHERWCCVLIKRIGPEPTTDRFMAIIGPNEQVTPGNALAVNSTRQFGALQSFGNTFLGRFEASFLPSPVLRSITIIDTPGISGEKQRLHRGYSYFLVFDTQEKPTNFQMRVQSNNRLMLPPTLSLCILLLIFRLLLQSGDIEANPGPTLASILTSNDLKSVYKNLIKAAGNWFDLGLDLGLGVDILSNIRDEHRDNQTCLREMLTARIKTGHLTYSEICRSLRESTVNRNDVAEAIEEACTDDDTSPGPSKRHKFPTTNPGPSIESGSGFAVGPDFPVAQVGIKSTSQGSNHGYNTLMECHIKVCKGLSSDSSNIAQSLHGKGLISAALMEEVRTLPGTKLEKGNRLYTAILECVKASRNKYSDFMSVLEKNKVLHSDLLITLRNRHFKICNESVKEKVENTNKVIKTVISIAKKLEMYTHSQELERISSALESDTVQIGFVGLTNAGKSTTANSFIGSPFFPPSFRRQTDSSIRIVHHPKLPNGELVGRQKYSDGLVRLASGVESVQSFIEKLNIDDCDKDIHYSELILYAPVAILSEIKQTFAPEILEMPGTSDTFTSQKTTAAAKTALKSLAAIILVVSADDVSKGAVTELVEGIKTLHPGLMEKQNRILVLINKYDLCYDGNKFSWTPEKLQMEMAEQIGISIEQTVCFSATFAQEAQKWLRDPSAVTKDMYGKKYYDLRLTPECDTVGSLEKYTKENVKKLAEVLEKFSGFQEVKTKLQWALCVNGSEILLESAVDDCRGEISKMEAAITQKKQELDIQGKEKSVEEQRAQVKTVSQFLQNTCEFKTSFPKMVAQSFAFKLNTITSKLVNDISTQAFFNSISLKKEHDNEQYVLQCVERTRQTMLKSAEDKVNNTCIVGIAEMKEILSIKFKSMLKGLQQDLVIHQLTDLLDFNGVDPNKLLDTLVFPSVKQPDFVKCTAISDEAIRPAIRPSTRKRQKHITASMEFRCLVFSSATIEYSKVVNYDEKVFEIDFESLNTSFKQLAEFCSKHVQTSLREILEDVTSKLSQALMCELQKLSKEPIQLKKNELEVTEEDLQNSKKEITKFKNAFQALMDADRKLRNSVSPAGKKRAHEEASSSIKKPAPKKPKPSKGRWRRR; encoded by the exons ATGGATCAGCACTTATCAAGTAGTAGTTTTGGAATCAAGAACCTCCGCTCCAACTCACTGCTTCATGAACGTTGGTGCTGTGTTCTTATCAAAAG GATTGGACCTGAACCCACCACCGACCGCTTCATGGCCATCATTGGCCCTAATGAGCAAGTTACTCCTGGAAATGCTTTAGCTGTCAACTCAACACGACAGTTCGGTGCATTGCAGTCGTTTGGAAATACTTTCTTGGGCCGATTCGAGGCTTCGTTTTTGCCTAGTCCAGTCCTCAGGAGTATAACCATCATTGACACTCCGGGGATATCGGGAGAGAAGCAACGTTTACATCGTGGGTACTCTTACTTTCTAGTGTTTGATACTCAAGAAAAGCCAACCAATTTCCAAATGAGAGTTCAGAGCAATAATCGACTGATGTTGCCCCCCACTCTCAGTCTGTGTATACTGTTACTGATATTCCGCTTACTGTTACAGTCAGGAGATATTGAAGCAAACCCTGGACCAACGCTTG CCTCAATTCTGACTAGCAATGATTTGAAATCTGTTTACAAGAACTTGATAAAAGCCGCTGGAAACTGGTTCGACCTGGGACTTGATCTGGGATTAGGCGTTGACATCCTTAGTAATATCCGTGATGAACATCGAGACAATCAAACCTGTCTACGTGAAATGCTAACTGCTCGCATAAAAACTGGCCATCTCACTTATTCTGAAATATGTCGGAGTCTCAGAGAATCAACAGTTAATCGGAATGATGTCGCTGAGGCTATAGAGGAGGCATGTACAG ATGACGATACTTCACCTGGACCATCTAAGAGGCATAAATTTCCCACAACGAATCCTGGACCAAGCA TAGAATCTGGATCAGGCTTTGCGGTGGGACCTGATTTTCCAGTTGCACAGGTTGGGATCAAGAGTACTAGCCAAG GTTCTAATCACGGTTATAACACTCTGATGGAATGTCACATCAAAGTGTGTAAAGGACTCTCCAGCGACTCATCGAACATTGCTCAATCTCTTCATGGCAAAGGGTTAATTTCTGCAGCACTTATGGAAGAAGTACGTACACTACCTGGCACGAAATTGGAAAAGGGAAACAGACTGTATACAGCTATACTAGAATGTGTCAAAGCCTCTAGAAATAAGTATTCTGATTTTATGTCTGTGCTAGAAAAAAACAAGGTCCTCCACAGTGATCTCTTAATAACTCTCCGGAATAGACACTTCAAAATTT GCAATGAGTCAGTAAAGGAGAAAGTCGAGAATACCAACAAAGTGATTAAAACGGTTATATCGATAGCCAAGAAGCTCGAAATGTACACTCATTCTCAAGAGCTCGAAAGAATATCTTCAGCGTTAGAATCTGACACAGTCCAAATAGGATTTGTTGGCTTAACTAATGCTGGCAAAAGCACAACTGCTAATTCCTTTATAGGCTCGCCTTTTTTTCCACCATCGTTTCGAAGGCAGACGGATAGCTCAATCCGAATTGTACACCATCCAAAACTTCCAAATGGAGAACTTGTTGGAAGACAAAAATATAGTGATGGCTTAGTTCGTCTTGCATCAGGCGTTGAATCTGTTCAATCATTTATTGAGAAACTGAATATCGATGATTGCGATAAGGACATTCACTACTCAGAACTCATTCTCTATGCACCTGTTGCTATTTTATCAGAGATTAAACAAACTTTTGCTCCTGAAATCCTTGAAATGCCTGGCACCAGTGATACATTTACAAGTCAGAAAACAACTGCTGCAGCAAAAACAGCTTTAAAAAGCCTAGCAGCCATCATACTTGTTGTCAGTGCCGATGATGTATCTAAGGGTGCAGTGACAGAGCTTGTTGAGGGTATAAAAACATTGCATCCTGGCCTGATGGAAAAACAAAACAGAATACTAGTGCTCATCAACAAATACGACCTGTGCTATGATGGGAATAAATTTTCCTGGACTCCTGAAAAACTTCAAATGGAAATGGCTGAGCAAATTGGAATATCAATAGAGCAAACGGTATGCTTTAGCGCTACATTTGCACAAGAAGCACAAAAATGGCTACGAGATCCTTCTGCTGTAACCAAAGACATGTATGGCAAAAAGTATTATGATTTACGATTAACACCCGAATGTGATACCGTTGGTTCTTTGGAAAAGTACACAAAAGAAAATGTAAAGAAACTAGCTGAGGTTCTTGAGAAATTTAGTGGATTCCAAGAAGTTAAAACAAAGCTTCAGTGGGCACTCTGTGTTAATGGTTCCGAAATTCTTTTGGAGAGTGCTGTGGACGATTGTCGTGGGGAAATTTCAAAGATGGAAGCAGCCATTACCCAGAAAAAACAAGAACTTGATATACAAGGAAAGGAGAAAAGTGTAGAGGAACAAAGAGCTCAGGTGAAAACAGTTAGTCAATTTTTACAAAACACTTGCGAGTTTAAAACTTCTTTCCCAAAAATGGTAGCTCAATCTTTTGCTTTTAAATTGAATACAATTACTTCAAAACTTGTGAATGATATCAGCACACAAGCTTTCTTCAATTCAATAAGTCTCAAAAAAGAGCATGATAATGAACAATATGTATTGCAGTGTGTAGAGCGTACTCGACAAACCATGCTTAAAAGCGCAGAAGACAAGGTCAACAACACTTGCATTGTTGGTATTGCAGAAATGAAAGAGATCTTATCCATAAAATTTAAATCGATGCTAAAAGGTCTCCAGCAAGATTTAGTCATACACCAGCTCACTGACCTCCTTGACTTTAATGGTGTGGATCCAAACAAACTACTAGACACCCTTGTATTTCCATCTGTCAAGCAACCAGACTTTGTGAAATGCACAGCTATCAGTGATGAAGCTATTCGACCTGCTATCAGACCTTCCACGAGGAAAAGGCAGAAACACATAACAGCGAGCATGGAATTCCGGTGTTTAGTCTTTTCTTCTGCGACAATCGAATATTCTAAGGTGGTTAATTACGACGAAAAGGTGTTTGAAATAGATTTTGAGAGCCTTAATACATCATTTAAACAGCTTGCTGAATTTTGTTCAAAGCATGTTCAGACTTCTCTACGGGAGATCTTGGAAGATGTAACTAGCAAGTTATCTCAAGCACTTATGTGTGAGCTACAGAAGCTATCAAAAGAGCCAATTCAATTGAAAAAGAACGAGCTAGAAGTAACAGAGGAAGATCTTCAAAATTCCAAGAAAGAAATTACGAAATTCAAGAATGCATTCCAAGCACTTATGGATGCTGATAGAAAACTTCGTAACTCAGTGTCTCCTGCCGGGAAAAAAAGGGCACATGAAGAGGCATCATCATCAATCAAGAAGCCtg CTCCCAAAAAACCAAAGCCATCCAAAGGACGCTGGCGCAGACGCTAA
- the LOC135348137 gene encoding tubulin gamma-2 chain-like yields MEFWKQLCAEHAISLEGILQDYAVEGIDRKDVFFYQADDEHYIPRVVLLDLEPRVIHGILTSPYAKLYNQENIYTSSHGGGAGNNWASGHSQFSEHNYTICDF; encoded by the exons ATGGAGTTCTGGAAGCAGCTGTGTGCAGAGCATGCCATCAGTCTAG AGGGTATACTCCAGGACTATGCAGTGGAAGGTATAGACAGAAAAGATGTGTTCTTCTATCAG gcaGATGATGAGCACTACATCCCCCGAGTGGTACTGTTGGACCTAGAGCCTCGAGTGATCCACGGTATCCTCACCTCCCCCTACGCTAAACTCTACAATCAGGAGAACATCTACACCTCGTCACACGGGGGCGGGGCTGGCAATAACTGGGCCAGTGGACACTCTCAATTTAGTGAGCACAATTATACTATCTGTGATTTCTGA
- the LOC135347370 gene encoding tubulin gamma-2 chain-like — protein MGSYLLEHLNDRYPKKLIQTYSVFPNLNEISDVVVQPYNSILTLKRLTLHADCVVVLDNTALNRIAAERLRIPNPSLSQINQLVSTIMASSTTTLRYPGYMNNDLIGLIASLIPTPRLHYLMTGYTPITTDTQAPSIRKTTVLDVMRRLLQPKNVMVSAPKDRHHNHCYISILNIIQGEVDPTQVHKSLQRIRERKLAQFIPWGPASIQVALSRKPPHIQSAHRVSGLMLANHTSMASLFAASYGQFDKLRKKEAFLDQFKKQPMFSDDLSELDDSRRVVQEVIDEYRASTEPDYITRGTSIGLGGAKP, from the exons ATGGGATCCTACCTCCTGGAGCATCTCAATGACAG ATACCCGAAGAAGCTCATTCAAACCTACTCTGTGTTTCCCAACCTG AATGAGATCAGTGACGTGGTGGTGCAGCCATACAACTCCATACTGACACTGAAGCGACTCACGCTCCACGCAGACTGTGTCGTGGTGTTAGACAATACTGCCCTCAACAGGATAGCAGCAGAGAGGCTCAGAATACCAAACCCTTCACTATCACAAATCAACCAACTG GTATCCACTATCATGGCTAGCAGCACAACAACCCTCCGTTACCCTGGTTACATGAACAACGATCTGATTGGTCTGATAGCCTCGCTGATCCCCACCCCCAGACTCCACTACCTCATGACTGGCTACACTCCCATCACCACTGACACTCAG GCCCCAAGTATTCGTAAGACTACTGTCCTGGACGTGATGAGGAGGCTACTACAG CCTAAGAATGTGATGGTGTCGGCGCCCAAGGATCGTCACCACAACCATTGCTACATCTCCATCCTAAACATCATCCAAGGAGAAGTGGACCCCACTCAGGTACACAAGAGCTTGCAGAGGATCAGAGAGAGGAAGCTCGCTCAGTTTATACCCTGGGGGCCAGCAAGCATTCAG gttGCCCTCTCCCGCAAGCCTCCCCACATCCAGTCAGCTCATAGGGTCAGCGGACTCATGCTCGCCAACCACACCAGCATGGCATCA ttgTTTGCAGCCAGCTATGGACAGTTTGACAAGCTGAGGAAGAAAGAAGCTTTTCTCGACCAATTCAAGAAACAGCCAATGTTCAGTGATGACCTATCAGAGCTTGATGACTCACGGAGGGTGGTCCAAGAGGTCATTGACGAGTACAGAGCCTCCACTGAACCAGACTACATCACCAGGGGAACATCAATAGGACTC GGTGGTGCCAAGCCCTGA
- the LOC135347367 gene encoding uncharacterized protein LOC135347367: MHLLSFVQMLKWAYFEALMNPILSDSFGFSLNTSSYVFLGVAISSILGSILLVLLQRIKISTQMGAFIGISMTIAGYFLVTDWQAIPYDPCTEYSPFHHPDRFQNNHSSLGMLTPLDNTPQSWPALLNNRAHMDIELDFSDRTYTEIAYHFNFSCYVDEFCPFCTEKSTSKHRCLSFVVKGENESSEQVLDVFSCSLAPPLQNICLSISHHQSTDSEEVENLNGNRFVAGVQSLLVLPQDVYSTASNACINANVSISGECHWIPLSSGEECVDCPPICRGKQRTLLLPLYLIGMVLLIGSYPLVWVNLVAIANNQTPESVQGIVIGSINVANGLAESISPVVVDLLYEKTKKRTFVPSILFALLHIPFLIEIIILYKPLGPSYKLTEYSRSTLPKEQSSGRECDSP; encoded by the exons ATGCACTTGCTATCGTTCGTACAAATGCTGAAGTGGGCATATTTTGAAGCCCTAATGAATCCAATTCTAAGTGATTCCTTTGGGTTCTCTCTAAACACATCTTCCTACGTCTTCTTGGGGGTGGCTATCTCAAGCATTCTAGGCTCCATCTTACT GGTCTTGTTACAAAGAATCAAAATCAGTACACAGATGGGAGCTTTCATTGGTATTTCAATGACAATTGCAGGATACTTCTTGGTAACAGATTGGCAGGCTATACCTTATGATCCATGCACTGAGTACAGTCCGTTCCATCATCCAGATCGCTTTCAAAACAACCACTCAAGTCTAGGAATGTTAACAC CTTTGGATAATACTCCCCAAAGTTGGCCTGCTCTCTTAAATAATCGTGCACACATGGATATTGAGTTGGATTTTAGCGATCGAACGTACACAGAAATTGCTTACCACTTTAATTTCAGCTGCTACGTTGATGAATTTTGCCCATTTTGCACCGAGAAATCTACCAGCAAGCACCGGTGTTTGTCGTTTGTAGTTAAAGGTGAAAACGAATCCTCAGAACAGGTGCTCGATGTGTTTTCCTGTTCTTTAGCTCCTCCTTTACAAAATATTTGCCTCAGTATTTCTCATCATCAATCAACTGATTCTGAGGAAGTTGAAAATTTAAATGGAAATCGTTTTGTAGCCGGTGTTCAAAGCTTATTGGTACTCCCTCAAGATGTGTACTCCACTGCAAGCAATGCCTGTATAAATGCCAATGTATCAATTAGTGGAGAGTGTCATTGGATACCGTTGTCAAGTGGTGAGGAATGTGTGGATTGTCCTCCTATCTGCAGAGGAAAGCAACGGACACTACTGCTACCATTGTATCTGATAGGAATGGTGCTGTTGATAGGAAGCTACCCTCTTGTCTGGGTGAATTTGGTGGCCATAGCTAACAATCAGACTCCTGAAAGTGTTCAA GGCATTGTGATAGGAAGTATCAATGTAGCAAATGGACTTGCTGAGAGTATCAGTCCTGTGGTTG TCGATTTACTGTATGAAAAGACAAAGAAAAGAACTTTCGTGCCGTCTATTCTGTTTGCTCTGTTGCATATACCATTTCTCATAGAAATTATCATATTGTACAAACCCTTAGGACCTTCATATAAGCTCACTGAATATAGTAGATCCACTCTGCCCAAAGAACAATCGTCTGGGAGAGAGTGTGATTCTCCTTGA